Proteins from one Blattabacterium sp. (Blattella germanica) str. Bge genomic window:
- a CDS encoding 3'-5' exonuclease yields the protein MKLKLHRPICFFDIEATGINIGKDRIIEISILKIFPNGNQEDKTWLVCPGIPIPPQSTAIHGIKNEDVEGKLKFKDVAFSIFKMIENTDLAGYNSNRFDIPILAEEMLRAGISFDIKKHKTIDVQVIFHKMEPRTLSAAYKYYCSKELIKAHSSKEDAFATYEILLSQLEKYENLKKDVKSLNQFSHQKNIADLAGFVKIDEEGNEIFNFGKYKGEKVFEIFEKDPNYYEWIQNSDFPLYTKKILTGVKLRKFNKS from the coding sequence ATGAAATTAAAACTTCATCGTCCCATTTGTTTCTTTGATATAGAAGCTACAGGAATCAATATCGGAAAAGATAGAATCATAGAAATATCCATATTAAAAATATTTCCTAATGGGAATCAAGAAGATAAAACTTGGCTAGTTTGTCCTGGAATTCCTATTCCTCCACAATCAACAGCTATTCATGGAATTAAAAATGAAGATGTAGAAGGAAAACTGAAATTTAAAGATGTAGCCTTTTCCATTTTTAAAATGATTGAAAATACAGACCTAGCAGGATATAACTCTAATAGATTTGACATACCAATTTTAGCAGAAGAAATGCTTCGTGCAGGAATCTCTTTTGATATCAAAAAACACAAAACCATAGACGTGCAAGTTATCTTCCATAAGATGGAACCTAGAACTCTTTCTGCTGCTTATAAATATTATTGCAGTAAAGAGCTTATAAAAGCTCACAGTTCAAAAGAAGATGCATTCGCTACATATGAAATATTACTGTCTCAATTGGAAAAATATGAAAATTTGAAAAAAGATGTCAAAAGTCTAAATCAATTTTCTCATCAAAAAAATATAGCAGATCTTGCTGGATTTGTAAAAATAGATGAAGAAGGAAACGAAATATTTAATTTTGGAAAATATAAAGGAGAAAAGGTTTTTGAAATTTTTGAAAAAGACCCTAACTATTATGAATGGATCCAAAATTCAGATTTTCCCTTGTATACAAAAAAAATATTAACAGGAGTTAAGTTAAGAAAATTCAATAAATCTTAA
- the rpmG gene encoding 50S ribosomal protein L33: MARKGNRIQIILECIEQKKSGIPGCSRYITTKNKKNTPNRIELKKYNPVLKKYTIHKEIK, encoded by the coding sequence ATGGCTAGAAAAGGAAACAGAATACAAATTATATTAGAATGTATTGAACAAAAAAAAAGTGGAATTCCTGGTTGTTCTAGGTATATTACAACAAAAAATAAAAAAAATACTCCAAATAGAATTGAATTAAAAAAATATAATCCAGTGTTAAAAAAATATACAATTCATAAAGAAATAAAATAG
- a CDS encoding YebC/PmpR family DNA-binding transcriptional regulator — MSGHSKWANIQHRKSNQDFRKSRKFSKIIKEITIAVKESGKNNFRFRNAMMNAKSVNIPKSTIAKAIKKALQIKTEDYKNLNLEGQINGVSLIIECMTNNSIRTISNIRTFFNKNRGRLCHNGELTHLFHRTGVFYIKKKDIHYSMEDFELMTIDFGAKDFVQNDDMVSIYTNFESFGSMKSNLEKLEIFHEYEVIRMPKQMMKWISEENKEKVLNFIEKLEKDEDVENIYSNLEK, encoded by the coding sequence ATGTCAGGACATAGTAAGTGGGCAAATATACAACATAGAAAATCTAATCAAGATTTTAGAAAATCTAGAAAATTTTCTAAGATCATTAAAGAAATAACTATAGCTGTCAAAGAATCAGGAAAAAATAATTTTCGTTTCAGAAATGCAATGATGAATGCAAAATCAGTTAATATTCCTAAAAGCACTATAGCAAAAGCCATAAAAAAAGCTTTACAAATAAAAACAGAAGATTACAAAAATTTAAATTTAGAAGGACAGATTAATGGAGTAAGTTTAATTATAGAATGTATGACGAATAATAGTATTCGTACAATTTCTAATATCAGAACATTTTTTAATAAAAATAGAGGAAGACTATGTCATAATGGAGAGTTAACTCACCTGTTTCATAGAACAGGTGTCTTTTATATAAAAAAAAAAGATATTCATTATTCAATGGAAGATTTTGAACTGATGACAATAGACTTCGGAGCTAAGGATTTTGTACAAAATGACGATATGGTTTCCATATACACAAATTTTGAATCCTTTGGATCTATGAAAAGCAATTTAGAAAAATTAGAAATATTCCATGAATATGAAGTCATTCGTATGCCAAAACAAATGATGAAATGGATTTCAGAAGAAAATAAAGAAAAAGTTTTGAATTTTATTGAAAAACTTGAAAAAGATGAAGATGTAGAAAACATTTACTCGAATTTAGAAAAATAA
- the rpmB gene encoding 50S ribosomal protein L28, with protein MSKVCELTGKKAMIGNKVSHANNKKKRRFNINLCKKRFFFNKRKKWITLKICAYAVKIINKIGIENALKRYKHKNG; from the coding sequence ATGTCAAAAGTTTGTGAATTGACAGGAAAAAAAGCAATGATAGGAAATAAAGTTTCTCATGCAAATAATAAAAAAAAACGTCGCTTTAATATTAACTTGTGTAAAAAACGTTTTTTTTTTAATAAAAGAAAAAAATGGATTACTTTAAAAATTTGTGCTTATGCGGTTAAGATCATTAATAAAATAGGAATTGAAAATGCATTAAAACGTTACAAACATAAAAATGGCTAG
- a CDS encoding DUF4295 family protein, whose amino-acid sequence MVENKKKSNQKKMTLAIKIIKSKKSGFYTFEKKMLSNGEVNIFFLKK is encoded by the coding sequence ATGGTAGAAAACAAAAAAAAAAGTAATCAAAAAAAAATGACTTTGGCTATAAAAATAATTAAATCTAAAAAATCTGGTTTTTATACCTTTGAAAAGAAAATGCTTTCGAATGGGGAAGTCAATATTTTTTTTCTAAAAAAGTAG
- the htpG gene encoding molecular chaperone HtpG encodes MDKISVTSDNIFPIIKKFLYSDQEVFLRELVSNATDAIVKLKTIAKLENLDDFAEDDLKVRVLINKENKTIHIIDNGIGMTKEEVEKYINQIAFSGAEEFIKKYKTSEKNNQIIGHFGLGFYSSFMVSNKVMIFTQSYQKNASSIFWSCEGSPNFIMKEIEKRDRGTEIVLLIHENSKEFLEYDRIFKLLQKYCKFMPVAISLSSKEQKKDEKETIVNNIHPAWTKNPLQLIEKNYLDFYHQLYPNQLEDPLFWVHLNIDHPFHLTGILFFPKIEKRIDIQKDKIHLYQNQVYITDNLEGIVPDFLSLLRGVIDSPDIPLNVSRSYLQSDMSVKNISRYITRKVADKLDSLFRRDREDFQKKWEDIKIIVEYGMISAQNFFDKAIKFFICFTVNNIYFTLEEFKNKISKIQKNKEGKIIFLYSSDKEEQYSYIKEATDRGYEVLILDSPLSVHLIQKLEFFDKEIFFVRIDSDHIDKLIDQDKKYDSELSEKEKQDLKNLINTHLVEKYKFSIQLENLSKKDYPFLIIVPEFLRRIQEMNSIGKKIVEEKDQTKYYQLIVNTNHILMKKILQEISEEKRKKIIQEALNLTFLSKNMLHGKNLSTFVSKKLEDLTRD; translated from the coding sequence ATGGATAAAATTAGTGTAACTTCAGATAATATTTTTCCTATCATAAAAAAATTTCTTTATTCTGATCAAGAAGTTTTTTTACGAGAACTTGTTTCTAATGCAACAGACGCTATTGTGAAATTAAAAACGATAGCCAAATTAGAAAATTTGGATGATTTTGCAGAAGATGATTTGAAAGTTCGTGTTCTAATAAACAAAGAAAATAAAACTATTCATATCATAGATAATGGAATTGGAATGACCAAAGAAGAAGTAGAGAAATATATTAATCAAATAGCTTTTTCTGGAGCAGAGGAATTTATTAAAAAATATAAAACATCTGAAAAAAATAATCAGATTATTGGTCATTTTGGATTGGGCTTTTACTCTTCCTTTATGGTGTCTAATAAAGTGATGATATTCACTCAATCTTATCAAAAAAATGCATCATCTATATTTTGGTCTTGCGAAGGATCTCCTAATTTTATTATGAAAGAAATTGAAAAAAGAGATAGAGGGACAGAAATTGTTTTATTGATTCATGAAAATAGCAAGGAATTTTTAGAATATGATCGTATTTTCAAATTGTTACAAAAATATTGCAAATTTATGCCTGTAGCAATTTCTTTATCTTCTAAAGAACAAAAAAAGGATGAAAAAGAAACTATTGTCAATAATATTCATCCTGCTTGGACAAAAAATCCACTTCAATTGATTGAAAAAAATTATTTAGATTTTTATCATCAATTGTATCCTAATCAGTTGGAAGATCCTTTATTTTGGGTCCATCTAAATATAGATCATCCTTTTCATTTGACAGGTATTTTATTTTTTCCTAAAATAGAAAAAAGAATTGATATACAAAAAGATAAAATTCATTTGTATCAAAATCAAGTTTATATTACGGATAATTTAGAGGGAATTGTTCCAGATTTTTTGAGCTTGTTAAGAGGAGTTATAGATTCTCCAGATATTCCTCTTAATGTATCACGTTCTTATTTACAATCCGATATGTCGGTAAAAAACATATCTAGATATATAACAAGGAAAGTTGCAGATAAGCTAGATTCCCTGTTTAGAAGGGACAGAGAAGATTTTCAAAAAAAATGGGAAGATATAAAAATTATAGTAGAATATGGAATGATAAGTGCACAAAACTTTTTTGATAAAGCTATCAAATTTTTCATTTGTTTTACTGTAAACAACATTTATTTTACTTTAGAAGAATTCAAAAATAAAATCAGTAAAATACAAAAGAATAAAGAAGGAAAAATTATTTTTCTTTATTCTTCAGATAAAGAAGAACAATACAGTTATATTAAAGAAGCAACAGATAGGGGTTATGAAGTTTTGATTTTGGACAGCCCACTTTCAGTTCATTTAATACAAAAATTGGAGTTTTTTGATAAGGAAATTTTTTTTGTTAGAATCGATTCAGATCATATTGACAAATTAATTGATCAAGATAAAAAATATGATTCAGAGCTTTCTGAAAAAGAAAAACAAGATTTAAAAAATCTTATTAACACTCATTTAGTGGAAAAATATAAATTTTCCATACAATTAGAAAATTTATCCAAAAAAGATTATCCTTTTTTAATTATCGTTCCGGAGTTTTTAAGAAGGATCCAAGAAATGAATTCTATAGGGAAAAAAATTGTAGAGGAAAAAGATCAAACAAAATATTATCAATTGATAGTAAATACAAATCATATTTTGATGAAAAAAATTTTACAAGAAATATCTGAAGAAAAAAGAAAAAAAATAATTCAAGAAGCTTTAAATTTAACTTTTTTATCCAAAAATATGCTTCATGGAAAAAATCTTTCTACTTTTGTATCAAAAAAATTAGAAGATTTAACTAGAGATTAG
- the ftsY gene encoding signal recognition particle-docking protein FtsY — MFFLKKKKESEDKKTFDHELKKTRESFFSKIKNLFLRKSKIEINVIDQMEDILLSADIGIPTTIKIIDNLEKRIQKEKYRDTQDLYNLLKKEIENLFINIKNECLEKKIKSHKKPYVIMMVGVNGVGKTTTIGKLAFLLKKKGFHSIIGASDTFRAAAIDQLEIWANKAKVPLIKQHMYADPASVAYDTLQSAKSKEKDVVLIDTAGRLQNRIGLMEELSKISRVMKKIIPESPHEIMLVLDASTGQNAFEQVKKFTFFVKISSIVLTKIEGTAKGGVAIGIMDQFKIPIQYLGTGEKIQDLKEFDGKKFINCFFEE; from the coding sequence ATGTTCTTTCTAAAAAAGAAAAAAGAATCGGAGGATAAGAAGACTTTTGATCATGAATTGAAAAAAACTAGAGAATCCTTTTTTTCTAAAATCAAAAATCTTTTTTTGAGAAAATCAAAAATAGAAATTAATGTGATTGATCAAATGGAAGATATATTATTATCTGCAGATATAGGCATTCCAACCACCATAAAAATTATTGATAATTTAGAAAAAAGAATTCAAAAAGAAAAATATAGAGATACACAAGATTTATATAATTTACTAAAAAAAGAGATAGAAAATCTTTTTATAAATATTAAAAATGAATGCTTAGAAAAAAAAATAAAATCTCATAAAAAACCATATGTAATAATGATGGTAGGTGTCAATGGAGTTGGAAAAACAACAACTATTGGAAAATTAGCTTTTCTTTTAAAGAAAAAAGGTTTTCATTCAATTATAGGAGCTTCTGATACATTTAGAGCTGCTGCTATTGATCAACTTGAAATATGGGCAAATAAAGCTAAAGTTCCTTTAATCAAACAACATATGTATGCCGATCCAGCATCTGTTGCATATGATACTTTACAATCTGCTAAGTCCAAAGAAAAAGATGTGGTATTAATTGATACGGCAGGTAGATTACAAAATCGTATTGGTCTTATGGAAGAGCTTTCTAAAATAAGTAGAGTTATGAAAAAAATTATACCTGAATCTCCTCATGAAATTATGCTTGTTTTAGATGCAAGTACAGGTCAAAATGCTTTTGAGCAGGTAAAAAAATTTACTTTTTTTGTTAAAATTTCTTCTATTGTATTGACAAAAATAGAAGGAACAGCTAAAGGAGGAGTAGCAATAGGAATTATGGATCAATTTAAAATTCCCATACAATATCTAGGTACAGGAGAAAAAATACAAGATTTGAAAGAATTTGATGGTAAAAAATTTATAAATTGTTTTTTTGAAGAATAA